Within Peromyscus leucopus breed LL Stock chromosome 7, UCI_PerLeu_2.1, whole genome shotgun sequence, the genomic segment CTTCACATCCAAAAGACAATGTTCTCCAAGACTGTCTATCTGGGCCATGACTCTCAGTGCTAGTTCAGGGACATCTTAGTTTCAAGAAGTCTGAGGTCCCTCCTGAGAAGCTGTGTGCCCTACAGCACCTCCTTTACCTTCTTTGTGAATGGCCTTTCCATACCTTGGGGCTCCCAGGTATTCACAGCCAGGGGTTGTGTAGGGGTCAGATATCATCCAGCCATAACCCTGCTCCCATCTCAGGATGCTATCAATGGGTCCAGAGGGCAAGATGAGGtacatggaggagggaggggcaaagGCCTTGGGCTTAGCATGACCTTTGTCCTTCTCTCACCAACCCCGGCCCAGGTACAACAAAGGAGACTGCTGGGAACACATCGGTGGGTAGAGGCCTGAGGTGGAGGTCTAGGGGAGCCATGTGACCTACGCTCTGCCACCTCTCACCCCAATTCTGCCACTGCTCATCTATGGCTGCACCAGATTCCCCATTCCGTTCTATTACGAGACTTTCAAGTGGCTTCTGTGAAGAAGCCTGTCACTGGTTCCAGGCTGTCGCCTGGGCTTTGCGAGGAGACATGGGTCTGGAAAGTCAGTGCAAAGGGCTAAAGTGAGTCTGAGGCTTGTCCCCTGAGCCTTTGTCTCACAGCCTCACCGAGAGAAGCCAGACCAGTGAGTAATCCCACCAGCCACTGCTTCTGTTTATATCATTGAGGAGAGGAGAATGCATTTTAAGCAACTCCATCGCATAATAGGTTGCAGAGGTGGAGGTGAATAGCATGGGCAGTCTTGGAGGGATTTCTCAATTCTGCTGGCAGCTGGCTGCACAGCCTCCCTACCTCAGGTTCTGGTCTGAACTATTCAGCAGGTGACCTTTGGCCAGCTCACTGGGCCTGCTGTGCCCGCTGTCCTATTCCCGGGGCCAATATAAAACAGGTCAGGGCCCTCCTGCTTGCCTGCTCAGTTTATTCCTAGAAGCAGCTAGCTACTCCAGGTAATGtccctgaagggagggaggggacagagagccaCCCAGCCAACTAGCCTACAGGAGGCTTGGGACCCACGAAGTGGCCTCCACCTTTGGGTTCCTGGTGGTTGGGGGAGGGCTAgaagctggggaggaaggggaggccaCTGGGCCTAGAGCTCTGCACTGGGTAGTGGCAGAGCTGTCTGGAATCGGGTCATGCTGTCTCCTGCTCAGCATGCAGAGCTATTGGGAGCCTCTGATAGCCATGCCTGCTCCAGGCAGACACACTGAGGTCTAGAGAGGGACAGAAACCTGATGTCACCCAGCACACCAGGGCAGAGAATGGGCAGATGTCCCATTCTGTAGAGGGTTTCCACACCCCGCCTTCCACCCTACCCTGGGGCCTGGATCTCCTATAGTTCCCCTGTCTGAGAGCTGGTACCTGTAGGAGAGAGGCTTGGGGTTCATCCCAGGGCCCCCGGCATTCTCCAGGAAAGGGCCTAGATATGGCAGATCCTCCCACAGTATCCCCTGACCGGACAATTTCCTGCAGGTGTGCAGGTGCCATGCAGCCCCGGACCCTCCTCATCGTGGCCCTCTTGGCACTCCTGGCATCTGCCCGTGAGTTTTGTGGAGGGATGGGGCTGGGGTTTCTGTGGGAGCTGGTCTGGGGACGCTGTCCTGATGAGCGGTGACTGGGTGGGAGCTGAGGGCTGGCACAGCTCcactctgctctttttttttttttttttttttttttttggtttttcgagacagggtttttctgcatagctttgcgcctttcctggaactcacttggtagcccaggctggcctcaaactcacagagatccgcctggctctgcctcccgagtgctgggattaaaggcgtgcgccaccaccgcccggcccactcTGCTCTTTTGCAGGAGCTAGTGAGGGAGAGGGGTCGTTGCTGCTGGGCTCTGTGCAGGGCTACATGGAACAGGCCGCCAAGAAGGTTCAGGATGCACTAGCCAGTGTGCAGAAGtctgagatggctgagcaggccAGGTATGCCCACTGGCCTTcttttcctgttccctctcccctcacccctacCCTGGTCCTGAGACTCCCACACAGAGACTGTGGCTCCCCCAGTTTCCCCAGGGCCTGGGTCTGTCTGAGCCTCGGAGCTCTCATGGGGCCTTTGCTGGGGACTGGGGCTGcgaagagaagcagaacaagcagccttcttctgtctccttcaCTTCTCCTCGGGTTGGCCTGAGGTGCACATAGTCCCGGGGCAAGTCTTCTCTAAGCACGGGCCAGAGGCTTGCTTGGGGAGGCCTAGCTGCTCTAGTTTCAGCCTGGGTTTTGGGGCTCTGCCCTGGGCCCAATCTGAGTTAGACATCTGCCCACTATGGAT encodes:
- the Apoc3 gene encoding apolipoprotein C-III; this translates as MQPRTLLIVALLALLASARASEGEGSLLLGSVQGYMEQAAKKVQDALASVQKSEMAEQARGWMDGGFSSLKGYWSKFTDKFSGLWESTPESQPTPATEP